GCCACCGCTTTCAAGAACATGGTCGACACGTGTCACGCGGCCGGCGTCAAGGTCGTCGTCGACACCGTCATCAACCACATGTCCGCCGGGAGCGGCACCGGCACCGGCGGCTCGTCGTACACCAAGTACACCTACCCCGGCCTCTACTCCTCCTTCGACTTCGACAACTGCACCGCCACCATCAGCGACTACGGCAACCGCGCCAACGTCCAGAACTGCGAACTCGTCGGGCTCGCGGACCTGGACACCGGTGAGGAGTACGTGCGGTCGGCCATCGCCGGGTACATGAACAGCCTGCTCGGCTATGGCGTCGACGGCTTCCGGATCGACGCCGCCAAGCACATCCCCGCCGCCGATCTCGCCAACATCAAGTCGCGACTGAGCAACACCTCCGTGTACTGGAAGCAGGAGGCCATCTACGGCTCCGGCGAGGCCGTGCAGCCGAGCGAGTACACCGGCAACGGGGACGTGCAGGAGTTCCGGTACGCCTTCGACCTCAAGCGGGTCTTCAACAACGAGAACCTCGCCTACCTGAAGAACTACGGCGAGGGCTGGGGCTACATGAACAGCTCGGTCGCCGGGGTCTTCGTCGACAACCACGACACCGAGCGCAACGGCTCCACCCTCAGCTACAAGGACAACGCCACCTACACCCTCGCCAACGTGTTCATGCTGGCGTACCCGTACGGCGCGCCCGACATCAACTCCGGGTACGAGTTCACCGACCACGACGCGGGCCCGCCCAACGGCGGTGCGGTCAGCGCCTGTTGGCAGAACGGCTGGAAGTGCCAGCACGCCTGGCCGGAGATCATGCGCATGGTCCCCTTCCGCAACGCCACCCGCGGCGAGGCCGTCACCAACTGGTGGGACAACGGGGGCGACGCGATCGCGTTCGGCCGGGGCAGCAAGGGCTTCGTCGCCATCAACCACGAGTCGAGCAGCCTCAGCCGCACGTACCAGACCTCCCTCGCGGCCGGCGCCTACTGCAACGTGCAGAACAACACCACGGTCACCGTGAACGGCTCCGGCCAGCTCACCGCGACCCTCGGCTCCAACACCGCCCTCGCGATCTACGCGGGCAAGACCAGCTGCTGACGGTCTTGTAAGTCCTTACCGTTATTTTCAAGCCTCTTGCTGAAACGCTTGCGGCGGCGATACGGTCACGCGGGGTTTGGAACTGCCGGCGTTGGAGTGCGTTCAGGGGCGTTCGGGTGAGCGGGGGTGAGTGTGGATGGCTTGTGTCGTGCCGCGCTCCTGGCTTGTGATGCCGGTTTTCGGTGGGGAACTGACGTTCTCTCATCGAATGCGTGACCTTCATGGGTGGTGCTCGTTTCCAGGGCGACGGTGTATTCGAGTCGGGCCGGGCGGAGGTGGCGGGGTGGGTGAGGTGCGGAGCATCGAGGCGCCGTTCGTCGTGTCCGGGCCGTCCGGTGTGGCTGTCCGGACCCGCCTCAAGGGTCTGTCTCCCGGCGATGAGAAGGTGCTGCGTCTGGCGGGCGGGCATCTGGGGTCGCTGGCCTCGAAGGATCTCAGGGCACGCTGCCGGGACGGTCTGGCGCATTCCGGGCAGGCGTGGGCGGTCCGCAAGCGGGAGCTGACGCCCGCCTCGTCGTCACGCTGGGCGGGCAGTATCACCAAGGGCACGCACGATCAGTGGGCGCTGGCCCGCCGCTGCCAGTCGGCGCACATCCAGAACCTGGAAGCGGGGATCCGCACCATCGAGGCTCGCCTGGCGCTGCCGGTCGGGCAGAAGGGGAACAAGAAGGCGCCGGGGGGTTACCGGTCGCGGCGGGAGTGGCATGCGAAGTCGCGGCGGCTGCGGGTACTGGGGGACCGGCTGGCTGCCGCGCGGGCCGACCGGAAGGCCGGGATCGTGCACGTGGTGTGCGGCGGTAAGCGGCTGGCCCGCTCCCGGCATCATCTGGAGGAGGCTGGGCTGACGGAGTCCGCGTGTCGGGGGCGGTGGGAGGCGGAGCGCTGGTTCTTCCAGGCGGACGGGGAGTCCGGCAAGCGCTACGGCAACGAGACCATCCGTATCAGCCCCGACGGCGAGGTGAGCATCAAACTGCCCGCGCCGCTCGCGTATCTGGCGAACGCCCCGCACGGACGGTACGTCCTCACCGGCCAGGTCGCGTTCGCACACCGGGGCGGTGACTGGGCGGACCGCGTCGCGGCGAACCGGGCGATCGCCTACCGCATCCACCTGGATACGGGCCGGGGCCGCTGGTATGTGACCGCGTCCTGGCAGATCCCGCCCACCCCCACCGTCCCGATCGAGGCGGCACTCGCGCACGGCGTGATCGGCGTCGACATGAACGCCGATCTCCCCCACGCTCGGCTTCGCTCGCGCGGGGGGACCCCCACGGCCGCCTGGCGCCTGGACACGCACGGCAACCCGACCGGCAGCCCGCGCCGCTTCTCCTACGACCTGACCGGCACCGCCCAACACCGTGACGCTCAGGTCCGCCACGCCCTCACCCGCCTCCTGCACTGGGCGAAGACCTGCGGTGTGAAGGCGATCGCGGTGGGGGACCTGGACTTCGCCGCGGAGAAGACCCGGGAGAAACACGGCCGCCGCACACGGTTCCGGCAGCTGATCTCCGGCATGCCCACCGCCAGGCTCCGTGCCCGACTGGCCTCGATGGCCGACGCCATGGGCATCGCCATCATCGCCGTCGATCCCGCCTACACCAGCCGCTGGGGGGCCCAGCACTGGAAGAAGCCCCTCACCAGCACCACCCGTATGACGACTCGCCATGATGCTGCTGCCGTGGCGATCGGAAGGCGCGCCCAGGGACACCCGATCCGGCGACGGACGACACCGCCCCCACACGACCGGAGTGATCGTGCGGGGCATCGGACCGTCCAGGCCCGACCAGGTGTTCCCGGGCGTGAGGAACCCCGCCCCCGCATCCCCGGACCACGGACACGATCCGTGCGCGCCGGGTGCGGAGCGAACGCGGGCAACCAGAACGCCCAACACCGTCCGGGGCGTTCGGCCGAGCCTGAGACCTGGCAACAGGACTCACTCCCGCTCGGTCTTTAGGAACGGTCGGACCCACCAGAGCCGTCATCGCAAGGAGTCCATCTGTGATACCGAGATGGCCGACGCCGTCGAGGCGCCGCACCGCCCACGCCGGACGGACCGCCGTGATCGGCGTGGTCACCGTGACCGCGCTGACCGCGGCGCTCGTCCAGCCCCACACCGCCGGGGCCGCCACCCCGCCCGCACCGCCGTCCGACGCGAAGCTGGCGAAGGCCGCCGCCCGTCACGACCTCACCCGCGAGCAGTTCTACTTCGTCCTGCCGGACCGTTTCGCCAACGGTGACAGGGCGAACGACAAGGGCGGCCTGACCGGCACCCGCCTCGCCACCGGCTACGACCCCACCGACAAGGGCTTCTACCAGGGCGGCGACCTCAAGGGCCTCACCAAGCGCCTCGACTACATCAAGGGCCTGGGCACCACCTCCATCTGGCTCGCGCCGATCTTCAAGAACCAGCCCGTCCAGGGCACCGGTGAGAACGCCTCCGCCGGCTACCACGGTTACTGGATCACGGACTTCACCCAGGTCGACCCGCACTTCGGCACCAACAAGGACCTGGAGACCCTGATCTCCAAGGCCCACGCCAAGGGCATGAAGGTCTTCTTCGACGTCATCACCAACCACACCGCCGATGTCGTCGAC
The DNA window shown above is from Streptomyces akebiae and carries:
- a CDS encoding alpha-amylase, which encodes MASRTLSGALALAAGASIALAVPTTTAYASPPGTKDVTAVLFEWSFASVAKECTSTLGPNGYGYVQVSPPAEHIQGSQWWTSYQPVSYKIAGRLGDATAFKNMVDTCHAAGVKVVVDTVINHMSAGSGTGTGGSSYTKYTYPGLYSSFDFDNCTATISDYGNRANVQNCELVGLADLDTGEEYVRSAIAGYMNSLLGYGVDGFRIDAAKHIPAADLANIKSRLSNTSVYWKQEAIYGSGEAVQPSEYTGNGDVQEFRYAFDLKRVFNNENLAYLKNYGEGWGYMNSSVAGVFVDNHDTERNGSTLSYKDNATYTLANVFMLAYPYGAPDINSGYEFTDHDAGPPNGGAVSACWQNGWKCQHAWPEIMRMVPFRNATRGEAVTNWWDNGGDAIAFGRGSKGFVAINHESSSLSRTYQTSLAAGAYCNVQNNTTVTVNGSGQLTATLGSNTALAIYAGKTSC
- a CDS encoding transposase, with protein sequence MGEVRSIEAPFVVSGPSGVAVRTRLKGLSPGDEKVLRLAGGHLGSLASKDLRARCRDGLAHSGQAWAVRKRELTPASSSRWAGSITKGTHDQWALARRCQSAHIQNLEAGIRTIEARLALPVGQKGNKKAPGGYRSRREWHAKSRRLRVLGDRLAAARADRKAGIVHVVCGGKRLARSRHHLEEAGLTESACRGRWEAERWFFQADGESGKRYGNETIRISPDGEVSIKLPAPLAYLANAPHGRYVLTGQVAFAHRGGDWADRVAANRAIAYRIHLDTGRGRWYVTASWQIPPTPTVPIEAALAHGVIGVDMNADLPHARLRSRGGTPTAAWRLDTHGNPTGSPRRFSYDLTGTAQHRDAQVRHALTRLLHWAKTCGVKAIAVGDLDFAAEKTREKHGRRTRFRQLISGMPTARLRARLASMADAMGIAIIAVDPAYTSRWGAQHWKKPLTSTTRMTTRHDAAAVAIGRRAQGHPIRRRTTPPPHDRSDRAGHRTVQARPGVPGREEPRPRIPGPRTRSVRAGCGANAGNQNAQHRPGRSAEPETWQQDSLPLGL